From the genome of Ictalurus punctatus breed USDA103 chromosome 5, Coco_2.0, whole genome shotgun sequence:
aaccataaatcataaatcataaatcataGATCAGTGTTAAATTGGACTGGGATGGTTAAATGTACCACGTGACTGGGGGAGTCCCTCAATTAAGTTCGATTGTAAATAAACACAGCTTTAACATTAAACACGGATGAATACTGCAGTAATAACATCAGGACTCGGTCACTGGagactttttaaatatataataaaggaATATGGACATTTTCCTCTCATTTTCATCAATCTAGTACTTTGTACATTTACAGTACACACAGCGCGTGCTTCAAGTCCCACTCTCAGACACCAGGGAACTGCATCAAGacacaaacaaaattaaatcaataacaAACATTACACAAAGGTCCACAtcgttagtgtgtgtgtgtgtgtgtgtgtgtgttttacagaagAGTAAAGTGTGTGTAACTGGGTTGAGTCTCTGCCTGGAcacagctgagtgtgtgtgagagaaatgaTCTGATTGgatgatttatttatgatgTTCTCTTCACTCAGCTGTATTTCTGActctgttcagtgtgtgtgtgagagtgtgtgagagagttagagtgtgtgtagtcAGTGAGGAGTGGATTGATCTGAGCTGCTGATTGAACACACACTTCAGGATGAGATTATTTCTGCTCTGTTTcacactggtgtgtgtgaaggacaCTGAAGCACAGAGTAAGTCAGatatcatttattcatttatttatttattcatgagaTCAGTTTCATTCTGCTGGAGATATTTATCACTCATtaatacacacttatacaggGGGATGTCGGGGTTTGGGTTTATTATAGAGCTGGGGCTCAATAAAACACTTTCAGATCTTTACAAAAACTTATTAGATTTCGTTGAATCTAACTGTAATAACGTgctgcgctgtgtgtgtgtgtgtgtgtgtgtgtgtgtgtgtgtgaactgctCCAGATAAATTGCACCATTTGCAGTTGGCCGCGTGCTCAGACACGGATAAGGAGTATATGTTTGGTGATGATGGAGAGGTGGAGGTTTACGCAGATTTTGAGAAGAAGGATATAGTGAATGCGCTGCCTCCGTTCGCTGATCCGATAGAGTTCCCCGCAGGATTCGCGGCCGCCGAGGGTGCTACTGCCAACTGCCAAGCAAACTTACAGGTGCTTTCAGGAGACTTTAAAGACCAGCCGCTGCCACAGGGTGAGTAACTCCGAGTATAAAAGGCGCACACACCTACACTGAAGATGAAATCTGATCCAGAATGAAGATGTTGTAGTTGTAGATTTCTCTGTGAATTTCTGACCATCACACTGTCAGTAACGATATTAAACATTACATCCTACACCCTGCAGTTCACCGACATCACAGTCACACCACACAACCGGTATAtcacactgtttatttattaccacTCCAATACAacatcccagaatgcaccacacCGTCACAGCCGTTATTCACTCTTCCCCGAAACACAAactgtttattacattacatttatttacactaaTGATCACGATCGCTTAGATCAAGAGGAACTGATAAAGTGCTGTTTATAAATCTAAATACATCCAAATAAATCGAAATAAATCTTTCCAccatctctttttttcctctctctctttttctctattctctctctctctctctctctctctctctctctctctctctctctcgcatgcacacactcacatacacacacacacacacacacacacacacactcacactcacacacacacacacagataaaggtGCTAAAAGTAGATTGTATAAGTGACttgttataaaatataaagagcTGTTCCGAGGCAGAGGAAAGCACAGTGTTAAGTAGTGAACACACCCAGAGGGTTTAGTTGTAAATAGTCGTGGTGAAGACGCCTCTTCTGGAATTTAATCTGTTATATTTGATGTGAATAATCCTGTAATAAAGCTGCTGTCCTCAGCGTTCAGGATTAAAAGCACGGTTTAGATTCCAGAGCTGTCGGTTATGAGAAGATAAAGACGCTCAGGAGAAATAATAAACGCTCCACAGTCTCAGTGTGAGAACGATGACACACACGTGTTTATATTTCTGTCCAGACGCCCCACAGACCTCCATCTATGCCAGAAATGGTGTACAGCTGGGTTCAGAGAACACACTGATCTGTCACTCCATAAGGTTCTTCCCTCCGCCTGTCCGTGTGCGCTGGACCAAAAACAACCTGGACGTGACGGGTGAATCCTCACTCAGCCAGTATTACCCCAATGAGGACAAAACCTACAACCAGTTCTCCCACCTGCCCTTCACTCCACAGGAAGGAGACGTGTACACCTGCACGGTGCAGCACGAGGCCCTGCAGACGCCTGACACCAGGACATGGGGTGAGACCCAGTGTTCAGTCACTGATTCAGTCTGTACTTCACTTTACTGAAataaccctgtgtgtgtgtgtgtctctgtgtgtgggtgtgtgtgtgtgtgtgtgtgtagaggtgaaTGTTGATCTCCCCAGTGTGGGTCCGGCTGTGTTTTGTGGAGTGGGTCTGGCTGTAGGATTGCTCGGAGTCGCTACCGGAACTTTCTTCCTCGTTAAAGGAAACCAGTGCAACTGATGCTTCAGGTAACAACTTTTATTAAACTTTCCAGTTATAATATTTACTGCACTGTAaatctctgacacacacacacacactcacacacactcacacacacacacacacacacacacacacacacacacacacacacacacacacacactcacacacacacacacacacactcacacacacacacacacacacacacacacacacacacacatacacacactcacacacacactcacacacactcacacacacacacacacacacacacacacatacacacactcacacacacactcacacacactcacacacactcacacacacacacacacatacacacactcacacacacactcacacacactcacacacacacacacacacacacacacacacacacacatacacacactcacacacctgttTCTGTCCACAGTGACGAGTCCAGAGGTTCAGATTCACACCAGGACGTCTCCTGTAGGTTTTTCTCCACGGATCCTGTGCGTCGGCTCCAGTTGAATTCTTCTGTTAAAGCGTttaatgttctttctttttgtccgGTTCCACTGTCCCCTGTTATTATACTGGATTTTACTGCACACATCTGTTCATAATCTTTCTTTTccagtgtgtgtactgtgtaatTAATGTTAGAAGACAGAACACAAATGTAAAGGAATATGAGCGCttacaaataataaaagaaataaactttattgaggTGAATGTGAATGATGAAGTGATTTGTTCCTCCACACGGACACTGCATGCAGGAACTGACTGCAGCAGCAGCGCGTCGTCT
Proteins encoded in this window:
- the LOC108265440 gene encoding H-2 class II histocompatibility antigen, A-U alpha chain: MRLFLLCFTLVCVKDTEAQNKLHHLQLAACSDTDKEYMFGDDGEVEVYADFEKKDIVNALPPFADPIEFPAGFAAAEGATANCQANLQVLSGDFKDQPLPQDAPQTSIYARNGVQLGSENTLICHSIRFFPPPVRVRWTKNNLDVTGESSLSQYYPNEDKTYNQFSHLPFTPQEGDVYTCTVQHEALQTPDTRTWEVNVDLPSVGPAVFCGVGLAVGLLGVATGTFFLVKGNQCN